In Nitrosopumilus sp., one DNA window encodes the following:
- a CDS encoding arginine decarboxylase, pyruvoyl-dependent — protein MNSEMLDLVAKKLFLTKGKGVHEDRLTSFEYALRDAGIAGTNLVLISSIFPPYAKLVSRNEGLKAISPGQILFTIYSKNQTNEPHRMCAASVGIAQPKDKSRYGYLSEYESYGQNETQAGDYAEDIAAQMLASSLGIPFDADKDWDEKRQQWSISGQIYKTQNITQSTKGDKDGKWTTVFAAAVLLL, from the coding sequence ATGAATTCAGAAATGCTAGACTTAGTTGCCAAAAAATTATTTCTTACAAAAGGCAAAGGTGTGCATGAAGATAGATTAACAAGTTTTGAATATGCTTTAAGAGATGCAGGGATTGCAGGAACTAATCTTGTACTGATCTCAAGTATTTTCCCCCCATATGCTAAACTGGTTTCTAGAAATGAAGGTCTTAAAGCAATTTCACCTGGTCAGATTCTGTTTACGATTTATTCAAAAAATCAAACTAATGAACCTCATAGAATGTGTGCTGCATCTGTAGGAATTGCACAACCAAAAGACAAAAGTAGATATGGTTATCTGTCTGAATACGAGTCTTATGGTCAAAATGAAACTCAAGCAGGTGATTATGCCGAAGATATTGCAGCTCAAATGTTAGCTTCTTCTTTAGGTATTCCATTTGATGCTGACAAAGACTGGGATGAAAAAAGACAACAGTGGTCAATTTCTGGGCAAATATATAAAACTCAAAACATTACACAATCAACAAAAGGTGACAAGGATGGAAAATGGACAACTGTGTTTGCAGCAGCTGTTCTTTTATTGTAA
- a CDS encoding DsbA family protein translates to MSSDDVELNQNRQNMSVKKTTFNVLIIMLIAVVGIAAFFAGSYTSLSSNQIDQEDLDRAIAKIELKILENQLPSKQPTAAVKISIDDDPIIGNTDAPITIIEFSDFQCPFCARFHTQTLPLILEEYIQEGKVKLVFRDFPIQSIHPNALPASMAAECANEQGKFREMHDMLFENQNKWDKQDTGNALALFSQYAAVMKLDQGVFDACLTSGKHIEEIRKDLDDGRDYGVSGTPGFFVGNDQIGYVELKGAQPFESFKKIIDAQLDT, encoded by the coding sequence ATGAGTTCGGACGATGTTGAATTAAATCAAAATAGACAGAACATGTCTGTGAAAAAAACTACGTTTAACGTGTTAATTATAATGTTAATAGCAGTTGTAGGGATTGCAGCATTTTTTGCAGGATCATATACAAGTTTGAGTTCTAACCAAATAGATCAAGAAGATCTTGATAGGGCAATTGCAAAAATAGAACTCAAAATATTAGAAAATCAATTACCTTCAAAACAACCCACAGCGGCAGTAAAAATTTCAATAGATGACGATCCAATAATAGGAAATACGGATGCGCCTATTACAATAATTGAATTTTCAGATTTTCAATGTCCTTTTTGTGCAAGATTTCATACACAGACACTCCCATTGATTCTTGAAGAATATATTCAAGAAGGAAAAGTAAAACTGGTTTTTAGAGACTTTCCAATCCAAAGCATTCATCCAAATGCACTTCCAGCTTCGATGGCAGCAGAATGTGCAAACGAACAGGGTAAATTCAGAGAAATGCACGACATGTTGTTTGAAAATCAAAACAAATGGGATAAACAAGATACTGGGAATGCGCTTGCTTTGTTCAGTCAATATGCTGCAGTGATGAAACTAGATCAGGGCGTATTTGATGCATGTTTAACTAGTGGAAAACACATCGAAGAGATTAGAAAAGATCTTGACGATGGAAGAGATTACGGGGTTTCAGGGACTCCAGGATTTTTTGTAGGAAATGATCAGATAGGGTATGTCGAATTAAAAGGAGCACAGCCATTTGAAAGTTTTAAAAAAATAATTGATGCGCAATTAGACACATGA
- a CDS encoding Lrp/AsnC ligand binding domain-containing protein, whose translation MHKGFILLNCDLGSEEYIVDELKQMQNVTNAYLTFGAYDVIAEIQTQDQEGFEKVIATIRKLSRVVSTMTLNVVDSE comes from the coding sequence ATGCATAAAGGATTTATTTTATTAAATTGCGATCTAGGCTCCGAAGAATATATCGTTGACGAATTAAAACAAATGCAAAATGTCACTAACGCGTATCTTACCTTTGGGGCATATGATGTTATTGCCGAAATTCAAACACAAGATCAAGAAGGATTTGAAAAAGTAATTGCAACAATCAGGAAATTATCAAGAGTAGTAAGTACAATGACGCTAAATGTGGTTGACTCAGAATAA
- a CDS encoding DEAD/DEAH box helicase, with translation MTKFQDLGLNDNILKGIKEQGFEEAFAIQEAVIPVLLSGRDVVGQAHTGSGKTAAFALSMLQGIQPKKGIQGLVMAPTRELAMQITEEVKKFGKYTGIRIATIYGGQGMGIQLDALHRGVEIVVATPGRLIDHLKRGSIELRDISHIVLDEADTMLDMGFIDDIQFILDLAPEDRVMSLFSATMPTEILRLSEDYLKNPKQFLLDADDLSGEGIDQSFLVIKDRDKFKYLLDFIKPTKGQCIVFCSTKYRTRDVAKYLHQEKYDAVAIEGDMSQHRREQSMARFRNGKADILVATDIASRGIDVPRVELVVNYDIPNQEMAYFHRIGRTARAGAKGKAVTFVSYSSVGDWNLIKRQIKVPIRDLNQEMGIQISIPDPLKRQTPSRRYGGQSRSNYSRGGRSGGYGSGSRGGNPRDDRNRKRRTDSGESRNSYGGRSRW, from the coding sequence ATGACAAAATTTCAAGATTTAGGATTAAACGACAACATACTAAAAGGAATTAAAGAACAAGGATTTGAAGAGGCATTTGCTATTCAAGAAGCAGTAATTCCAGTATTACTTTCAGGAAGAGACGTTGTAGGACAGGCACATACAGGTTCTGGTAAAACTGCAGCATTTGCATTATCAATGCTACAGGGGATTCAACCAAAGAAAGGAATCCAAGGATTAGTAATGGCGCCTACAAGAGAATTAGCAATGCAGATTACTGAGGAGGTTAAAAAATTTGGGAAATACACAGGAATTAGAATAGCTACAATTTATGGTGGTCAAGGTATGGGGATACAATTAGATGCTCTTCATAGAGGAGTGGAGATTGTAGTTGCAACACCAGGTAGACTAATAGATCATCTCAAAAGAGGATCAATAGAGCTGAGAGACATAAGCCATATTGTTCTGGATGAAGCAGATACAATGTTAGACATGGGTTTCATTGATGATATTCAATTTATTTTAGATTTAGCACCAGAAGACAGAGTAATGTCATTGTTTTCAGCAACAATGCCAACTGAGATTCTAAGACTATCAGAAGATTATCTTAAAAATCCAAAACAGTTCCTCTTAGATGCAGATGATCTAAGTGGAGAGGGAATTGATCAATCATTCTTAGTGATAAAGGATCGCGATAAATTCAAGTACCTTTTAGATTTTATCAAACCAACAAAGGGTCAATGCATAGTGTTTTGTTCAACAAAATATAGAACAAGAGACGTTGCAAAGTATCTTCATCAGGAAAAATATGATGCAGTTGCAATAGAAGGGGACATGTCACAACATAGAAGAGAACAATCCATGGCAAGATTTAGAAATGGAAAAGCAGACATTCTAGTTGCAACAGACATTGCATCAAGAGGGATTGATGTTCCAAGAGTAGAATTAGTAGTGAATTATGACATTCCAAATCAAGAGATGGCGTACTTCCACAGAATTGGAAGAACCGCAAGGGCAGGGGCAAAAGGTAAAGCAGTCACATTTGTTTCATATTCGTCAGTAGGAGATTGGAATTTAATTAAACGTCAAATTAAAGTTCCTATTAGAGACTTGAATCAAGAGATGGGAATTCAAATTTCAATTCCAGATCCTCTAAAAAGACAAACACCATCAAGAAGATACGGAGGTCAATCAAGATCAAACTATTCTAGAGGTGGACGATCTGGAGGATATGGTAGCGGGTCTAGAGGAGGAAACCCAAGAGACGATAGAAATAGGAAGAGAAGAACAGATAGCGGGGAAAGTAGAAATAGTTACGGCGGACGTAGCAGATGGTAA